The following are encoded in a window of Mycobacterium decipiens genomic DNA:
- a CDS encoding helix-turn-helix transcriptional regulator has product MSELLPTDTLTLLLADIDGSKRLWQTQPAEMTAAIARLDRTLADVVSAHGGVRPVERAEADSFVIAFGRAGDAVACALRLQQEPLAPIRLCIGIHTGDVQLRDDGSYGGPTIELAARLRDLAGGGQTLLSATTSGMVTDQLPAQAYLTHRGSAPLRSLARPERIAQLCHPDLGNQFSPLDTPKSVAVSNLPVHLTRFVGRGQEIAEVRALVVDNRLVTLIGSGGVGKSRLAEQVATQLTTEFRHGVCYVDLEPITDPAIVPTTIARALGLPDQPGRATMDTLLHHLGDRQLLIVLDNCEHLLDANAARIGALLRACPGLTLLATSREPIKVAGEVIWRVPPLSLSDDAVGLFADRARLARPDFVVSDDNAAIVSQICRRLDAQPLGIELAAARVRTLSLAEIMAGLDDKIRLLTGGARTAVRRQRTLRASVEWSHGLLSERERVLFRRLGVFVGGFDLDAAQAVAGFGEVQRGEVLDDLSLLVDKSLIVADSSNGRTRYRRFEGIGQYALEKLREAGEADATRARHCDHYTALAAMLDNPGQTDYEHLVEGAEVELDNLRAAFAWLRETSDAESALTLTSLLQPLWLTRGRISEGRAWFDAVLSGASGHPLKVADSVRARALADAAVLGMFVDAAASLDQAQQALAIAREVDDPALAARILTACGLTAGFSHQTELVRQCFAEAAALARASDDRWRLSQILSWQSNAAVVAGDAVAAQGIGREGRDLADAIGDRVSSRQCRLSLGYARLWQGDITGAVTQFGELVAEAQRDEAALFEPLGLKGLGDALAYQGDVTAARAAGEAAIEGAAELGEYFLGLGYSTLALAALAAGDVEAADNASDSAWQNLSVQPSAAMFWHSFRAQVALAGGDAIGARRCTDEAVSVTAGWHLSLALTTRVRVAMAQGEPERAQRAAYDALTCATGVGAHNCVPEVLECLGQLAGGQRRYREAVRLFGAAQGIRRRTGAVRFKIYDAGYEDSVAAVRTSMSNEEFDNAWAEGIALTAEDAIAYVQRGRRERKRATSGWASLTRAELDVVRLVGEGLSNKDIATRLFVSPRTVQTHLTHVYTKLGFNSRVQLAQEAVRHA; this is encoded by the coding sequence GTGAGCGAGTTGCTGCCGACGGACACGCTAACGCTGCTTCTGGCCGACATTGACGGATCGAAGCGGCTGTGGCAGACGCAGCCTGCGGAGATGACGGCCGCGATCGCACGGCTGGATCGCACCCTCGCCGATGTGGTCTCGGCTCACGGCGGTGTTCGGCCAGTCGAGCGGGCCGAGGCCGACAGCTTCGTCATCGCGTTCGGTCGCGCTGGGGACGCGGTCGCGTGCGCTCTTCGGTTGCAGCAGGAGCCGCTGGCGCCGATCCGACTGTGCATCGGAATCCACACCGGCGACGTGCAGCTGCGCGACGACGGCAGCTATGGCGGTCCGACGATCGAGCTTGCCGCACGGCTGCGTGACCTGGCGGGTGGCGGCCAGACTCTGTTGTCGGCTACCACCAGCGGTATGGTCACCGATCAGCTTCCCGCGCAGGCCTACCTAACCCACCGCGGATCCGCGCCGCTGCGCAGTCTGGCCCGTCCCGAACGCATCGCGCAGCTGTGCCATCCGGATCTTGGTAACCAGTTCTCGCCGCTCGATACGCCGAAAAGCGTTGCCGTATCTAATCTTCCGGTGCATCTTACGCGTTTCGTCGGCCGCGGCCAGGAGATTGCTGAGGTCCGTGCGCTGGTGGTCGACAACCGACTGGTGACGCTGATCGGTTCCGGCGGTGTAGGCAAGAGCCGTCTGGCTGAACAGGTTGCGACGCAACTGACGACGGAGTTCCGGCACGGCGTGTGCTACGTCGATTTGGAGCCGATCACCGATCCCGCCATCGTGCCAACCACGATCGCACGCGCGTTAGGCCTGCCGGACCAGCCCGGCCGCGCCACGATGGACACACTGCTGCATCACCTCGGTGACCGTCAGCTGCTCATCGTGTTGGACAACTGTGAACATCTGCTCGACGCCAACGCCGCACGCATCGGTGCCCTGCTGCGCGCCTGCCCCGGCTTGACGCTGTTGGCCACCAGCCGCGAGCCAATAAAGGTCGCTGGCGAGGTGATCTGGCGGGTTCCGCCACTGTCGCTGAGCGACGACGCGGTCGGATTGTTCGCCGATCGCGCTCGCCTGGCCCGGCCCGACTTCGTCGTTAGCGATGACAACGCGGCGATCGTGAGTCAGATCTGCCGGCGGTTGGACGCCCAGCCCCTGGGGATCGAGCTCGCAGCGGCGCGGGTGCGGACCCTTTCACTGGCTGAGATCATGGCGGGTCTCGATGACAAGATCCGGCTGCTGACCGGTGGCGCACGCACCGCGGTCCGGCGGCAGCGCACATTGCGGGCGTCGGTGGAGTGGTCCCACGGCCTGCTGAGCGAACGCGAGCGGGTCTTGTTTCGCCGATTAGGAGTCTTCGTGGGCGGATTTGATCTCGACGCGGCGCAGGCAGTGGCCGGCTTCGGAGAGGTGCAGCGCGGCGAGGTGCTGGACGACCTGTCGCTGCTGGTCGACAAGTCGCTGATAGTGGCGGACAGCTCGAATGGTCGGACGCGTTATCGGCGGTTCGAGGGAATAGGCCAGTACGCGCTGGAAAAGCTCCGCGAGGCGGGCGAAGCCGACGCCACGCGTGCCCGGCATTGTGACCACTACACGGCGCTGGCCGCCATGCTGGACAACCCGGGACAAACCGATTACGAACACCTTGTCGAGGGGGCCGAGGTTGAACTCGACAATCTGCGTGCCGCGTTCGCCTGGCTGCGGGAAACCTCTGACGCCGAATCCGCGCTGACGCTGACGTCCTTGCTGCAGCCGCTGTGGCTCACCAGGGGTCGTATCAGTGAGGGACGAGCCTGGTTCGATGCGGTCCTTTCCGGTGCGAGCGGGCATCCCCTCAAGGTGGCCGACTCGGTGCGTGCCCGAGCGCTGGCCGACGCAGCCGTACTCGGTATGTTTGTCGACGCCGCTGCGAGCCTGGATCAGGCTCAGCAGGCGTTGGCGATCGCGCGCGAGGTCGACGATCCCGCCCTTGCTGCCCGAATACTGACCGCGTGCGGGTTGACGGCCGGGTTCAGTCATCAAACGGAGCTGGTTCGACAGTGTTTCGCCGAGGCGGCTGCACTTGCTCGAGCGTCGGATGATCGTTGGCGGTTGAGTCAGATCCTGAGCTGGCAGAGCAACGCGGCGGTGGTGGCGGGCGACGCGGTCGCGGCGCAGGGAATCGGTCGGGAAGGACGCGACCTTGCCGACGCGATCGGTGACCGAGTCAGCTCGCGGCAGTGTCGGTTGAGTCTGGGGTACGCGCGGCTGTGGCAGGGCGATATAACCGGTGCCGTAACACAATTCGGCGAGCTGGTGGCCGAGGCTCAACGGGATGAGGCTGCCCTCTTTGAGCCGCTGGGCCTCAAGGGCCTAGGCGATGCCCTGGCCTATCAAGGGGACGTAACCGCAGCCCGGGCCGCAGGCGAAGCGGCGATCGAGGGCGCCGCCGAGCTTGGCGAATACTTTCTGGGGCTTGGCTATTCGACTCTGGCGCTGGCCGCACTGGCCGCTGGCGATGTCGAGGCGGCCGACAATGCGAGCGATTCGGCGTGGCAGAACCTCAGTGTGCAACCGAGCGCGGCGATGTTTTGGCACAGTTTCAGGGCACAGGTCGCGCTGGCCGGCGGAGACGCGATCGGGGCCCGACGCTGCACCGACGAGGCCGTCTCTGTGACGGCGGGGTGGCACCTATCGCTGGCGCTGACGACCCGCGTTCGGGTCGCAATGGCCCAAGGTGAGCCGGAACGAGCCCAGCGTGCCGCATACGACGCGCTGACCTGCGCCACAGGCGTTGGAGCGCACAATTGCGTTCCCGAGGTCCTCGAATGCCTTGGCCAGCTGGCGGGTGGGCAGCGCCGCTACCGCGAGGCAGTCCGCCTGTTCGGCGCGGCGCAGGGCATCCGGCGCCGTACCGGGGCGGTGCGGTTCAAGATCTACGATGCCGGGTACGAGGACTCGGTTGCCGCGGTGCGCACCTCGATGAGCAACGAAGAGTTCGACAACGCATGGGCCGAAGGTATTGCGCTAACCGCCGAGGACGCGATCGCATACGTACAGCGCGGACGCCGTGAACGCAAACGAGCAACAAGCGGCTGGGCGTCACTCACCCGAGCCGAGCTCGACGTGGTACGGCTTGTCGGCGAAGGCCTTTCCAACAAAGACATCGCCACAAGGCTTTTCGTCTCGCCGCGCACCGTGCAAACTCACCTCACCCACGTCTACACCAAACTCGGCTTCAACTCCCGGGTGCAACTTGCCCAGGAAGCGGTTCGGCATGCCTGA
- a CDS encoding cutinase family protein: MDVIKLARRLAVAVGATAALTTSALLSLPVPTVSAEPCPDVEVVFARGTAEPPGIGAVGGLFVDALRAQIGARSLGVYAVNYPASNDFASSDFPKTVIDGIRDASSHIQTIATSCPNTRQVLGGYSQGAAVAGYVTAAAVPPGVPADAVPAPMAPEIANHVAAVTLFGAPSAQFLGQYGAPPIAIGPLYQPKTLQLCAQGDSICGDGNSPVAHGLYAVNGMVGQGADFAANHL; the protein is encoded by the coding sequence ATGGACGTCATCAAATTGGCTCGCCGGCTTGCGGTCGCGGTGGGCGCGACAGCGGCGCTGACCACGTCTGCCCTCCTGAGTTTGCCCGTCCCGACGGTGTCCGCCGAACCGTGTCCAGACGTCGAGGTGGTGTTCGCCCGCGGCACCGCGGAGCCACCCGGTATTGGCGCTGTCGGAGGACTATTCGTCGATGCGCTGCGTGCACAGATTGGTGCCCGGTCGCTCGGGGTGTACGCCGTCAATTACCCCGCTAGCAATGACTTCGCCAGCAGCGACTTCCCCAAGACGGTCATCGACGGGATTCGCGACGCGAGTTCTCATATCCAGACCATCGCGACAAGCTGCCCCAACACCAGGCAAGTGCTGGGCGGATACTCCCAAGGCGCGGCCGTCGCCGGGTACGTCACCGCGGCCGCCGTACCGCCGGGTGTCCCCGCGGACGCGGTGCCGGCGCCGATGGCCCCGGAGATTGCGAACCACGTCGCCGCGGTCACCCTTTTTGGCGCACCGTCGGCTCAATTCCTGGGTCAGTACGGCGCGCCGCCAATCGCCATCGGCCCGCTGTATCAGCCGAAAACGCTCCAGTTGTGCGCGCAGGGCGATTCGATTTGCGGTGACGGCAACAGCCCGGTCGCGCACGGTCTTTACGCGGTGAATGGCATGGTGGGCCAGGGCGCGGATTTCGCCGCAAATCACCTGTAG
- a CDS encoding serine hydrolase domain-containing protein yields the protein MTPTTVLVTGDGLPRGVSGAADPHFANVVKLFVQLFPGRRFGGGALSVYIAGRPVVDVWTGWSDRAGTEFWTADTGAMVFSATKGVASTVIHRLADRGLLSYETPVAEYWPEFAANGKGDITVHDVMRHRSGLSHLKGVTKTELMDHLLMERRLAASAPDHLRGVQAYHALTYGWLLSGLARAVTGQGMRELIRQEVARPLKTDGLHLGRPPAGSPTKVAQILLPQSKLPTPIFNFIAPKVAGLPFSGGFGAMYFPGVKSLVQGDTPFLDGEVPGANGVVTGRALAKMYGALANDGRIDGKKYLSKELVRGLTGRPRIAWPDANLVLPMPFHLGYHESPVPGVLNGFGHVGLGGTLGWADPDTASSFGFVHNRLLTPMLFDMGSFARLARPLRTAIEAARHTGFLEVPQLGATYSKTAAVPDKAAAGEA from the coding sequence GTGACACCCACCACCGTTCTCGTCACCGGCGATGGTTTGCCTCGCGGTGTTTCCGGTGCCGCCGACCCGCACTTCGCCAACGTGGTCAAGCTGTTTGTGCAACTGTTTCCCGGGCGCCGTTTTGGCGGCGGAGCCCTAAGCGTCTACATCGCGGGCCGGCCGGTCGTGGACGTCTGGACCGGGTGGTCGGACCGGGCCGGCACCGAATTCTGGACCGCAGACACCGGAGCGATGGTGTTCTCGGCAACCAAGGGTGTCGCGTCGACGGTAATTCACCGGCTGGCCGATCGGGGCTTGCTGTCCTATGAGACGCCCGTCGCCGAATACTGGCCGGAATTCGCCGCCAACGGCAAGGGTGACATCACCGTGCACGATGTCATGCGGCATCGATCCGGGCTTTCGCACCTGAAGGGCGTCACCAAAACGGAATTGATGGATCACCTCCTAATGGAGCGGCGGTTGGCGGCGTCGGCTCCCGATCACCTGCGCGGCGTGCAGGCATATCACGCGCTGACCTACGGATGGCTGCTGTCCGGACTGGCCCGCGCGGTGACTGGTCAGGGCATGCGCGAATTGATCCGTCAGGAGGTTGCGCGTCCGCTCAAGACCGACGGGTTGCATCTCGGCCGCCCGCCCGCCGGCTCGCCGACCAAGGTCGCGCAGATCCTGCTACCCCAGTCCAAGCTGCCCACCCCGATTTTCAACTTCATCGCGCCGAAGGTGGCCGGGCTGCCGTTCTCCGGCGGCTTCGGCGCGATGTACTTTCCCGGCGTCAAATCCCTTGTGCAAGGGGACACCCCGTTCCTGGACGGTGAGGTCCCCGGGGCCAACGGTGTGGTGACCGGCCGCGCCTTAGCAAAGATGTATGGCGCGCTGGCCAACGATGGCCGGATCGACGGAAAGAAGTACCTATCCAAAGAGTTGGTGCGTGGTCTGACCGGGCGGCCGCGAATCGCGTGGCCGGACGCGAACCTGGTGCTGCCCATGCCCTTCCACCTCGGCTACCACGAGTCGCCGGTTCCGGGCGTACTCAACGGGTTCGGGCATGTCGGTCTGGGCGGCACCCTCGGCTGGGCCGATCCCGACACCGCCAGCTCCTTCGGCTTCGTGCACAACCGGCTGTTGACGCCAATGCTGTTCGACATGGGGTCATTCGCGCGCTTGGCCCGCCCGCTGCGCACTGCCATCGAAGCCGCTCGACACACGGGCTTCCTCGAGGTCCCCCAGCTGGGCGCGACCTACTCCAAAACCGCTGCGGTCCCGGACAAAGCGGCCGCGGGTGAGGCTTAA
- a CDS encoding NAD-dependent epimerase/dehydratase family protein produces MRVLVTGGTGFVGGWTAKAIADAGHSIRFLVRDPARLKTSVAKLGVDVSDYAVADISDRDSVREALTGCHAVVHSAALVATDPRATSRMLSTNMAGAQNVLGQAVELGMDPIVHVSSFTALFRRDLATLSADLPVAGGTDGYGQSKAQVEIYARGLQDAGAPVNITYPGMVLGPPVGDQFGEAGEGVRAALWMHVIPGRGAAWLIVDVRDVAALHAALLEPGRGPRRYTAGGHRVPVPELAKMLGEVAGTTMLAVPVPDTALRVAGSVLDQAGPYLPFNTPFTAAGMQYYTQMPESDDSPSEQELGICYRDPRDTVADTVAGLRGVDS; encoded by the coding sequence ATGCGCGTTCTGGTCACCGGCGGTACGGGATTCGTGGGCGGCTGGACAGCCAAGGCGATTGCTGACGCGGGCCACTCCATCCGCTTCCTGGTGCGAGATCCGGCACGGCTGAAAACTTCTGTCGCGAAACTGGGCGTCGACGTGTCGGACTATGCGGTTGCTGACATCTCGGACCGCGACTCGGTGCGGGAGGCGTTGACCGGATGCCACGCCGTCGTGCACAGTGCCGCGCTGGTGGCTACCGACCCCCGTGCGACGTCGCGGATGCTGAGCACGAATATGGCGGGCGCCCAGAATGTTCTCGGTCAAGCCGTCGAGCTCGGAATGGATCCGATCGTGCACGTGTCGAGCTTCACCGCGCTGTTTCGGCGCGACTTGGCGACGCTGAGCGCCGATCTGCCGGTTGCCGGCGGGACAGATGGATACGGACAATCCAAAGCCCAGGTCGAAATCTATGCGCGCGGTCTTCAGGACGCCGGCGCACCGGTGAACATCACCTATCCCGGCATGGTTCTCGGCCCGCCGGTTGGTGATCAGTTCGGTGAAGCCGGGGAGGGCGTCCGGGCCGCGTTGTGGATGCATGTCATTCCGGGGCGCGGCGCGGCGTGGTTGATTGTCGACGTCCGAGATGTGGCGGCACTGCACGCGGCATTGTTGGAGCCCGGGCGTGGGCCGCGCCGCTACACCGCGGGAGGTCATCGGGTTCCGGTGCCCGAACTCGCGAAAATGCTCGGCGAGGTCGCCGGCACCACGATGCTAGCCGTCCCGGTGCCCGATACCGCGCTGCGTGTCGCGGGGTCGGTACTGGATCAAGCCGGGCCGTATCTGCCTTTCAATACGCCGTTCACCGCTGCGGGGATGCAGTACTACACACAGATGCCGGAGTCCGACGATTCGCCGAGCGAACAGGAACTCGGCATCTGCTACCGGGATCCGCGCGACACCGTCGCCGACACGGTCGCGGGCCTGCGCGGCGTGGACAGCTAG
- a CDS encoding dihydrodipicolinate reductase produces MPNILRIVQWTTGNVGKSSLRAIAANPALELVGCYAWSPGKVGRDVGELCGIAPLGVAASNDVDALLARKPDCVVYNPMWIDVDELVRILSAGVNVVTTASFITGHNLGLGRERILQACHRGGATIFGSGVSPGFAELLTIVSAMVCNRVDKVTVHEAADTTFYDSPATEQPVGFGQPIDHPELAAMTARGTAIFGEAVRLIADALGVELDDVHCRAEYAQTTADLDLGSWTIPAGCVAGVHASWQGVLGGKPVVELNVRWRKGQTLEPDWKIDQDGWVIQIDGQPTVKTTVGFLPPPYFQAETIADFMVLGHIMTAMPAVHAIPAVVAAPPGIVTYNELPLTLPRGVVPAS; encoded by the coding sequence GTGCCAAACATCCTTCGGATCGTGCAATGGACCACCGGAAATGTCGGCAAGAGCTCGCTGCGGGCGATCGCCGCCAACCCCGCGCTCGAACTGGTGGGGTGTTACGCCTGGTCGCCGGGGAAGGTCGGTCGGGACGTCGGCGAGCTGTGTGGCATTGCGCCGCTAGGGGTGGCCGCCAGCAACGACGTCGACGCGCTGCTGGCCCGGAAGCCGGACTGCGTGGTTTACAACCCGATGTGGATTGACGTCGACGAGCTGGTCCGCATCCTGTCGGCGGGCGTCAACGTGGTGACGACGGCGTCCTTCATCACCGGGCACAATCTGGGCCTCGGCCGCGAAAGGATCCTGCAGGCCTGCCACAGGGGCGGCGCGACGATCTTCGGATCCGGCGTCAGCCCCGGCTTCGCCGAGCTGCTGACCATCGTGTCGGCGATGGTTTGCAACCGAGTCGACAAGGTCACCGTCCACGAGGCCGCCGACACCACGTTCTACGACTCCCCGGCGACGGAGCAACCGGTGGGCTTCGGCCAGCCGATCGATCACCCGGAGCTGGCGGCGATGACCGCACGCGGAACGGCCATCTTCGGTGAAGCCGTCCGGTTGATCGCCGACGCACTGGGCGTCGAACTCGACGACGTCCACTGCCGGGCCGAGTATGCCCAGACCACAGCCGATCTCGACCTCGGGTCCTGGACCATACCCGCGGGATGCGTCGCGGGTGTCCACGCGAGCTGGCAGGGGGTGCTCGGCGGCAAGCCCGTCGTCGAGCTCAATGTCCGGTGGCGCAAAGGGCAGACGCTCGAACCCGATTGGAAGATCGACCAAGACGGCTGGGTCATCCAGATCGATGGGCAGCCAACGGTGAAGACCACCGTCGGCTTTCTGCCGCCGCCGTACTTCCAGGCCGAGACGATCGCCGACTTCATGGTGCTCGGCCACATTATGACGGCGATGCCCGCGGTCCACGCGATACCGGCCGTCGTCGCCGCCCCACCCGGCATCGTCACCTACAACGAGCTTCCGCTGACCCTTCCCCGCGGCGTGGTGCCGGCGAGTTAA